AAAGCGAACTTCATACCATTCGTTTACTTTTTGAGCAACTGCTTACCCAAAGGTGAAATTGATACCTTATGTAACGGGCGCAAATCAAATTGTCGTAAGGGAAAGAGGTCTTACTTAACGGCAAAACCCGGTGCAAGTAATTTTTTTCCTGTTTTTCCGGCGAAGCCGGGACTCCGGAGGAGTCACATATTTGTAGCACAGAAGGTGTCCCCCTTCTATTTTCCTCCTCGTTGCACGCCGTAGCGCGCATCCCCGCTTCTCCAATGGAGAAATGTTATTCTCCCTGACGATCGGAGCACCAAAGGCGACTTCGCAACTTCCGGATCACTCCGACAGTTGGGTTTACGCGCTCATTTATCAAGAAAATCAACAGCCGAAAGGAAGTGTCCCCCCGGTTGGGCAAGTATTTGGGCAGCCAGGCTGAATACAAGAGAAGTACTTTTTCCGGATTCCCGCATTTCTTTGAGAGAATATGCACCCGCTGACTTGGAAAGCTTTCGCCCTTCATCGTCAGTAAGAAGCTGGTGGTGGTAAAATTGGGTTTGGGAAAAAGCATTTTCAGATAAAAAGGTGGAGAGAAACAGCTGAGCGGCCGTAGAATTTGCAAGATCTTCCCCCCTGACAATCAGGTTGACGCCCAGACGAAGGTCATCTACCAAAGAAGCAATCTGATAAGCGGGAATGCCATCTTTACGCCTTACAACAAAGTCTCGCATTTGGTCATAGAGGTTTACCGAAGTTTTTCCCAATAAATGATCGCTCCAGCTAATCACGGCGTCAGGTGGAGTGGCGATTCTTATAGTAGTTTCTGGCTGGATAAACGGGATACCGGCATTTCGGCAGGTTCCCCCATATTGCCCCGCTTCGCTATTGCTGCGGATTTCTGACCGTGAACATACACAGGCGAATATTTCCCCACCCCCCTGTCTCAGCTGCTCAATCGCGGCCAGGTAGGTATCCTGCCGGCTTTGCTGTGAAAAACTTTTGATATGGTCATCGGGTCCCGACGGACCAAAATCATAGTCCAGTCCCAGCCAGTCAATGGTGCGGAAAATATCCTCCAGATACTCAGGCCGCATACGCGGCGCATCCAGATCATCTATCCGCAGCCATAACTTCCCCCCTGCCCTTCGGGTGAGCACCCAGGTAAGGACAAAGTTAACCGCATTGCCTATATGAAGGAAGCCACTCGGGGTAGGTGCCAGTCTGCTGATAATTTTTTCCATGCGATGATCCCACTCAGACATGCACCCGGAATTCCCTGCCCCGGATACACGCTATCGCCACAAATATAAGCACCTGAGCCATTAAGTCGGGCATCGATCATCTGCCAGGGTTTAATATTCATGTACTGAGGGTATCCGCCGACAAATCCCCATTTTCTTGCTGTCCATTTTTCCCATGATTTTTGTGTGGAGGAATGGACATATAGCAAATCTTCTTTCCGGATAAATCCCCGCGCCTCCAGCAAGTCGAGTACTTCCTGTTGAACGGTTTCTTTATTTTCCACCAGCCGCTCTCCCGGATCAGGCAGATGAAAAGAGACAGACCCCACCATTTGTCCAGCCTCACAGCGAATATGATCATTGGGATCGCTCAGGCTGAGAAATATGCTTTTGGCATCGGTAAAGGAAAAAGGCTTTTCGAGGTGGATCTGATGGTGTAAACTGTCAAATTCCCGGAATCTTTTTGCCGCAAATCCCAGAGAAAACGCGCTGTTGAGCATATCAGAGGGCATAACCCTGGGTTTATATTTTTTTGTGAGTGCAGGACTATCAAACAGACTGAGGGTATTGTTGATCGGAATGGCCGAAATCACCTTTTGCGTTTTGTATTCTCCCTTTTTTGACTGTACGACAAACCCGTCTATGGTTCTGGTGATTTTTTCCACCGGGTTGCGAAGTACGATTTCGCCCCCTTTGGACTGGATAAAACCCGTTAAGGCCTCAACCATTTTGATCATCCCCCCGGGGACATAAAAATTGGAAAAAAGTGTGTAGCAAAGTGCCGTTGCGCCAAAGAGCACATTGACTTCGTGATGGTAATTTTGTGCAGTGATCAGCAATTGTTCGTTGACAAAAGCCACAAAATCGGGGTTAGTGTCCAAACCATATTTTGCCAGCAGATCCCCCATAGACTGATAAGCCAGAATGGCAAAACGAAGCTGAGCCGGACGAAAACTACGGGCAGTATCGAGCAAATCATTGAGAGAGGAAGGCGGGAATGAAAGCTGCTGGAGGGAGGTTTGCCATACAAACTGGCTGATCTGGTAACAATATTCCCAAAAAGGCCGCTGCCCTTCGGGACCAAAGACACGTTCCGCCTCTGCGATCCACTGTTCGAGGTCCTGATACCGGGTGATTTTTTGGCCGTTGCGGAGATATACCTGCATCGGCGTTTCCAGTTTTTTGACGGGAAAAGAAATACCCGTCTTTTCCATAAGAAAATGTACAGGCATACCGGGGTCCAACCCGACCAAGGTAGTTGCCCCACTTTCAAACCAGAAATGTTTGCGCGGATAGGAAGAAGAACAACCGCCAGGCAACCAGTTTTGCTCCAAAACCGTAATATGATGACCGTCTTTTGCCAACAGTGCCGCAGCCGTCAACCCAGCCATTCCACTTCCGATTACCAGTATTTCTGTGTTTTGCATAATCAGCGATTTCGCCCGAAATACATTTTGTTTAAGATTTAAAATCAAAGTTTAAACAAAATGAATAAGGAATTGTTTGTAATCAGGAACAGGATAAAATTCCCCAGGTCTTTCAGGCGACATAAGATACGGGAAAGAATAAGTAAATTTGAATTATAATCAGTTTGAACCTTTTGAGTATGTTGCCGTTTGTTGTATGGAATTCTCTTTAACTAATAATAATAATAAATGAAACCGAACGAAACTTTGTGGAATGGCTCGTCTTTGAACGGAAAAAGTCATAACGGCCACCACCACACAGGGAAACACGGGACTTATCATGACGAGATTGGCGACCATCACGTGGCCACTTCCGTAGATACGCCACTGCGACCTGACGCCTTTGCGCTGAGTGATGATCAGAAAATCGAAAAAATCACGGCTCACTTTCGCGAGATCATGGAGACCCTGGGTCTCGACCTTACCGATGACAGCCTGAGTGGTACGCCACGTCGTGTTGCCAAAATGTATGTAAAGGAAATTTTCAGCGGTCTAAACCCGGAAAACAAGCCCGACGTAAGGCTTTTTGAAAATAAATATGAGTACAGAGAAATGCTGGTAGAAAAGGACATCACCTTTTACTCCAACTGTGAACACCACTTTGTGCCGATATATGGACGCGTACATGTCGCTTATATGAGCAACGGAAAAGTTGTGGGACTTTCCAAACTCAACCGTATTGTTCAATACTATGCCCGCCGCCCGCAGGTACAGGAGCGAATGACCCGGCAGATTGCCGAAGAGCTCAAAAAATCGCTGGGAACGCAAGATGTAGCGGTGATCATCGACGCCAACCACCATTGTGTGTCTTCAAGAGGCGTCAACGACGTAAACAGCAGCACAATTACTGCAGAATATTCAGGAAAATTTAAAAATCCTGAAACCCGGAAGGAGTTTTTACAGTATGTATCTATGTAGTAGTAGTAGTAGTTTTAATAGATCCTTTAGCCCGGAGTTTTGCTCCGGGCTTTTTTTTATTTTGCCACATGGATATCCGCTACCTGGTTATGGCCATGATTTTGGGAATCGTTTTTCCCGTCGGCCACCAAATCACCTTTCTGGTAAAATATTTTATCATGCTCATGCTGTTTTTTTCCTTCAGGGAAATCAGCCTGAACAAAGATATATTCCATAGAATTCAAATCTGGCTACTGGTATTTTTTCTTGGACTCCCCCTTGCCTGGTATCTGATCGTGCGAAACTGGTCAGAAACCTACGCACTCGCAGGGTTTGTGCTGGCCATTCAGCCGACAGCTTCAGTGGCTCCAGTGATTATGGGTTACCTGAAGGGCAAAATCGCGCCGGTAACTCTGGCTATTCTCACCACCAATTGCGCGACGGCCCTCTACCTTCCGGTTGTGCTTCCCTTAATTATTCCCGCGTCATCGGGCGTGACAACGCTGGACATATTCTCTTCCGTACTCACGGTGATTCTCATCCCCCTGGTTTTGGCTATAGGAATTAAAACCTTTTTTCCCACACTCAACAAAAAAATTGACACATTCAACCGGATTTCGTTTTACCTCTTTATCCTCAATGTGTATATCGCGATTGCCAAAGCCACACATTTTATAAGATTTGAAAGCACCGCAGGAATTGGAGAAATTGCGGGAATCGCTCTGGTGGTAGTCATCATTTTTGCGCTGAGTTTGCTTTTGGGAAAAATCGCCGGAGGCAAAACGATGCAAGCCGAAGGCAGCATGGCCCTCGCCAGAAAAAATACGATTTTTGGCATCTGGCTGGGGCTGACCTATATGTCGCCGTTGGTTGCACTCGGACCCATGTTGTACATCCTGCTTCAAAATGCCTACCATTCATTTCTTATTTCAAAGGTGAAGTGAGATATATCATTCTCCTTCAGGGGAAATATTCGTACCTTCAACGAGCAATTATTTTAGTCAAAATTGTTTTCCTTTGTCAGTCCAAAGTGAAACCAAAACTACCTGAACAATGAATAATCGTTATATAATTTCTACCCGCTTTTTCATTTCCTGTTCATTTTTTCTTCTCTCATTTTTCCTTTTTTCCCCTGCATTTGGCCAAAAATTTACCCAAACCATACGCGGTACAGTTACAGACATCGCGACTGGCCACCCGGTAGAAGACGCAATCATCAGCCTGAAAGATCTTCCCGACTTCTTACCTGTAACATCCGATTCTTCAGGCCTGTTTCGCATGGCGAATGTTCCTGCCGGAAGGCATATTCTCAAGGTAGCTAAACCCGGCTACGCAGACTATACCTATCCTGACCTTGTACTCAATGCCGGGAAAGAAGTCGTGCTGGAAGTGCAAATGGAGGAAAAAATATACGAAACAGATGCCGTCGAAATCACTGCTGGCAATATCCACGATATCGGGAGGGTGAGCACCCGCGTGTTTACGGTTGAAGAGACCAAACGTTATGCAGCTGTATATTTTGACCCCGCAAGAATGGCAGCCAGCTACCCTGGTGTGATTCAGGGAAATGATCAGGCCAATCATCTGGTCGTGCGCGGCAACAGCCCCAACGGTATTCTCTGGCGCATGGAAGGCGTGGATATCGTAAACCCCAACCACCTCACCAATGCAGGGACATTTACCGACAGACTTACCCAGGCCGGCGGCGGCACGATTATCCTCAGTACCCAGTTGCTGACCGAATCGAGTTTCAGCACCGGTGCCTTCGGCCCACAGTTTGGCAATGCACTTTCCGGCGTTTTTGATATTCACCTGCGGAAGGGTAATGAAGAAAAATACGAGTTTACCGGACAGGCCGGCCTTATCGGCATTGACCTCGCTGCCGAAGGCCCTATAAGCAAAGCAAACCGCAGTTCATTTCTCGTCAACTACCGCTACTCCACCGTCGGC
The Bacteroidia bacterium DNA segment above includes these coding regions:
- the folE gene encoding GTP cyclohydrolase I FolE codes for the protein MKPNETLWNGSSLNGKSHNGHHHTGKHGTYHDEIGDHHVATSVDTPLRPDAFALSDDQKIEKITAHFREIMETLGLDLTDDSLSGTPRRVAKMYVKEIFSGLNPENKPDVRLFENKYEYREMLVEKDITFYSNCEHHFVPIYGRVHVAYMSNGKVVGLSKLNRIVQYYARRPQVQERMTRQIAEELKKSLGTQDVAVIIDANHHCVSSRGVNDVNSSTITAEYSGKFKNPETRKEFLQYVSM
- a CDS encoding NAD(P)/FAD-dependent oxidoreductase, which encodes MQNTEILVIGSGMAGLTAAALLAKDGHHITVLEQNWLPGGCSSSYPRKHFWFESGATTLVGLDPGMPVHFLMEKTGISFPVKKLETPMQVYLRNGQKITRYQDLEQWIAEAERVFGPEGQRPFWEYCYQISQFVWQTSLQQLSFPPSSLNDLLDTARSFRPAQLRFAILAYQSMGDLLAKYGLDTNPDFVAFVNEQLLITAQNYHHEVNVLFGATALCYTLFSNFYVPGGMIKMVEALTGFIQSKGGEIVLRNPVEKITRTIDGFVVQSKKGEYKTQKVISAIPINNTLSLFDSPALTKKYKPRVMPSDMLNSAFSLGFAAKRFREFDSLHHQIHLEKPFSFTDAKSIFLSLSDPNDHIRCEAGQMVGSVSFHLPDPGERLVENKETVQQEVLDLLEARGFIRKEDLLYVHSSTQKSWEKWTARKWGFVGGYPQYMNIKPWQMIDARLNGSGAYICGDSVYPGQGIPGACLSGIIAWKKLSADWHLPRVASFI
- a CDS encoding glutamate--tRNA ligase family protein, translated to MSEWDHRMEKIISRLAPTPSGFLHIGNAVNFVLTWVLTRRAGGKLWLRIDDLDAPRMRPEYLEDIFRTIDWLGLDYDFGPSGPDDHIKSFSQQSRQDTYLAAIEQLRQGGGEIFACVCSRSEIRSNSEAGQYGGTCRNAGIPFIQPETTIRIATPPDAVISWSDHLLGKTSVNLYDQMRDFVVRRKDGIPAYQIASLVDDLRLGVNLIVRGEDLANSTAAQLFLSTFLSENAFSQTQFYHHQLLTDDEGRKLSKSAGAYSLKEMRESGKSTSLVFSLAAQILAQPGGHFLSAVDFLDK